GCTTATAATCAAGTTTTATCGTTAATCTTGTGATATGTTACGTAACATATCAGATTCTCTTTGGCTTTCTAATTGCAGGTGACTACAAATACATAAGGTTAGATTCTATCATATTTCATGATAAGAAGGATTTCATGGTTTTGTTGGATGAAAGTTACCTCAAAAGGTGATAATTTTCTATATGGATATCAAAATGTCATCCATGCTGTTACATGACGCCTTATTGAAGTGTCTTGGAAGAGTAATGTACGACAAAGCAACCGACATCCGGATCATTACTTTCTGCCAATCATAAGCCTGCTCATTGCACTATACTAGATTGGCAGTGAAGTGCTATAAAGCCAATGACAAGATCAGAGACTGTACAGGAGAACCGAATGAAAGCTTTCATGTATTAATGAGAACAATGATTACAGGAAAGTTAATATGCTACCCTTGGGGGGAGAGCCCCCAATACAGAGATCTGAATGCTTGCTGACAATTCCGACTACTAGACCCTCCTTATATATGTCCTTAAAAAGATATACCCAAGTTACAGGTATTGACATAAGTAAGCTGGAAAGACAGTAGCACTGTTCTTATCATCTTTGGCATGGTGGCTTCTTTTTGTGCAGAATAATCTTCAAATAATTTAGTGGTCCATCCCTATACATTGCATAATTGCTGTTTTTTCTCGTCTTTTACCTAGTGTTCACTCCCAGTCATTCCATTTTTTCTGATAACCATGGTGTAAAGGCAAGCTTGCGGGCACCTCGACTACCACGGGGACCTACTACCTCCCGCCAGCATAGGTACCGGGTAGCTTTATCCACTAAAGCTTGAAAAAGTGGGAAGAAAACCACCAAGTGTCTTTTGGCCGGCtaggatttgaacttgagacttTGTGGTTCTCAACCCACGTCATTGACAACTAGTCCATGCCCTTGGGTTCTTCCATTCGTATTCATTTCTGATGCTTTCTTTTGGCTTCTAGGGATCCATCTGAGGCAGAGATCGTTGAGGAATTTCTTCAGGGGCAAGGCATAGAGGAAGGGATGAAGATAAagatattgaatataattaagGGGATGGGTAAGTTTGTGGATGCAGTTGATTCTCTATTGTAGTTACATTATCTGTTAGAATGTACAATGTGAATTTGTTGTGTTTTTCTTCCATCTTTTTAAAGTTATCTTTGTTAGTTCACTATCACAACCACACTAttgtaaaataaagaaaaactatttGATAAAGCAGAAAAATATAAACTGATTTCCTTCTGGATATTTTTATAACTTGTATCTCTTTGAAAATGAATTAGCAAACTGTAAGGCAAATAGAATGACTCTTTCAGTGGTAAATGATACCTTGAATATTCTGTCAGTCCAGcctttgaaatttattttgtctGTCCATGTCTGCCACGGACATTAAACATATTTGTTATATTAGGTTTTGCCTGTGTAATCACTAGAAATAAAATTGCGACCGCAATGTTACTGTATTGCTGCCAGATCAAAGGATTTTTCAAATGGTTTTGTCATTTGTGTCCGTGTAAATATTTTTgctgatgattttttgaagtgtggttaatataatttaattaaaataattatcttttttaatcTGTATGTACTGTCTCCTTGGTTGAAATAGATTTTTGTCATGTAAAACTTTTCCTTGGTTGAAATAGATTTTTTTCATGTAAAACTTTCTCTGTGTTTTGACGCTTTTCTCAATTCCTTTGGAGTGATTGGTGGTTGTGTGTCACTTTCATTTCTGTAATATAATCTGTCATATTCCTTGGGCTTCATTTTCTATGAAAGAGTTGGACACAAGATGATTGTTATCCTTTTCTGATAATTTGAATGTATTGATAAAAAACAATGTTCATAGGTTTCAAGGAAGAAGCGGGAGGGCTTGCAAATACGAATTATTCAATAGAGTTTGGGGTGGTGCAAGATGCCGATCGGCTTGATGCGATTGGTGCAATAGGTGATTGATTCCATTCAGTTACCTCTTGGTCACCTGTATATGTTATGTCTCCTCTCATTCTGTGGTAGATGCTGCTGAAGAGCTGAAATTATGctacttaaatttttttctaattacagACTGCTTGGTTATTTTCCTACCTTAAAAAGATACTGTCTCTCTTAATTTGGATATCATATGGTAATTCCGGATTCAGGAATCGCCCGTTGCTTTACTTTCGGTGGAAGCAGGCATAGAGTACTCCATGACCCTAAAATTGAACCTCGATCAGATCTGTCTAAGGAAAATTACATGAACAAAGAAGAGCAGACTACTGTAAATCATTTTCATGAGAAGCTTCTCAAATTGAAGGACTTGATGAAGACAAAGGTCAACTTATCGTTTGTTTCTGTATATTTTGTTTTACCCCTTCAGAATAAATTCTGCAGGATGAATTTTCATGTGAATCATCTCTTCACTACAGGCTGGTAAGAGAAGGGCTGAGAAAAGGCACAAATTTATGGAGGATTTTCTGAAGGAGTTCTATGAAGAGTGGGATGGGAGGGCTTAAATGAGGTAGCAGTTTTCCAATTGATGTTGCATGTtcctaaatatatttctttgtcGTGGTTGCGCATAACCAAATTTCAGAAGTTCTTTATATAATAAACACTAATTAACGAACTGCTGCATCCTAGGATAGAGTCTcgacaacaacatacctagtgaaattccacaaaGTGAGGTCTGGAGAGGGTAGCGTCTAAGCAGTCCTTGTCATTATCTCTCCAAGGTAGAGATGTTGTTTTCGAAAGATCCTCGGCTCAAGCAaatcacaacaataataaaatggaaaaagatAGTGGGAAGAACCATGCAAACTAATAGCAAAGCAGTGTGGCCCATATATGCCAGGAACCATAACATCAACAACAAAGTGAGATCATCTAAACACAGTAATAGGACAAAGAGTACATTATAATTACAATCAACACGGTGTTGTATTCACCACGAAACCAAATACATGAATAAGCTAGTAATAGGATAACTCTTAACTACTTACTAACCTTCTACCCTAATCTGCGATCTCCTTACCTCCTTATCTAAGGTCATATCCTTGGTAAACTGAAAATGTGTTATATCATGTCTAAACACCTTCCTCCAATACTTTTTTGGCCTAACTCTACTTTACCTCATTATATCCAACTTCTCACACCTCCTCACCTAAG
This window of the Solanum pennellii chromosome 2, SPENNV200 genome carries:
- the LOC107011988 gene encoding uncharacterized protein LOC107011988 gives rise to the protein MESEVLWKMEIIRKAEELVETEMSGNDASHDVAHAFRVRDLALSLAHEETLSTSPDSILIVELAALLHDIGDYKYIRDPSEAEIVEEFLQGQGIEEGMKIKILNIIKGMGFKEEAGGLANTNYSIEFGVVQDADRLDAIGAIGIARCFTFGGSRHRVLHDPKIEPRSDLSKENYMNKEEQTTVNHFHEKLLKLKDLMKTKAGKRRAEKRHKFMEDFLKEFYEEWDGRA